In Microbacterium sp. No. 7, the genomic window GACCTCGGCGGTCGCCGCGCCCTCCTGGCCCATCTTGCGGTCCTTCGGGCCCACGGTGACGCCGGGGGTGCCGGCGGGGACCAGGAAGACGGCGATGCCCTCGCCGTTCTCGTCCTTCGGGCGCGTGCGCGCGAACGTCACGAAGAGGTCGGCCGACGGCGCGTTCGTGATGAAGCGCTTCTGGCCCGAGATGACCCAGTCGTCGCCGTCGCGGACGGCCTTGGTGCGCAGGCCCGCGGGGTTCGACCCGGCACCCGGCTCGGTGAGCGCGAACGAGGCGACGACCTCGCCCGAGGCGATGCGCTCCAGCCAGGTCTCCTTCTGCTCGTCGGTGCCGAACTTCACGAGCACCTGGCCCGCGATGCCGTTGTTGGTGCCGAACATCGAGCGCAGGGCGAGCGACGTGTAGCCGAACTCGAACGCCAGCTCGACGTCCTGCGTCAGGTCGAGGCCCAGGCCGCCCCACTCCTGCGGGATCGCATACCCGAAGAGGCCCATCTCGGCGGCCGCGGTGCGGATGTCCTCCGGGATGGCGTTGGTGTCCATGATCTCCTGCTCGCGCGGGATCACGCGCGTGCGGATGAACTGGCGGACCTGCGCCAGCACCTCGGAGAACTCGTCGGGGCTTACTTCAGACATGCTGCACCTTTCTTCGATATGTGCGCGGGGATGTGTGCGATCTCTCGCCGTCGCGGGGCGACGGGTCTGTCATCGCTCGTCGCGGGTCGCGACGCCGTTGAGGATGAGCGACACCATCGTCCGCACGGTCTGCTCCGTCGACGACCGTGCCGACTTGGGCCACTTGGGGATCTGCTCGGAGGTGTGCACCACGAACAGGTGGAGGACGAAGGGGTCGATGTCGTCGCGCACCTCGCCCGAGTCGACGGCGGCGCGCACGAGCTCGTCCCACAGCCGGGAGAACCTCTCCATCTCGGGGCGCAGACGCTCGCGGATCTCCTCGGGGAGCTGGCGGTAGCTGCGGTGGTGCGCCGTCGAGATCGCGCCGATCTCCAGCCGCACGAGGATGAACGCGTGCAGCGCGGCGGCCAGGCGCTCGCCGGGCGTCGCGGACGGATCGAGGGCATCGAGGGCGGTGCGCACGTCCGCGTGCGCGCGCGCGACGCCGCCGTTGAGCGTCTGCTCGACGAGCTGGTCCTTGGAGTCGACGTAGTAGTACAGGCTGCCGGCCTGCAGCCCCGCGGCGTGGGCGATCGCCGAGAGGCTCGCGTTCTCGTAGCCTTGCTCGGCGAGCACCTGTCCCGCGGCGGCGAAGATGCGGGCGCGGGTCGCGTCCGACTTCGAGCCGCCGCGGCGGCTCGCGGGCTTCTCGCTGGTCGTGGGGGTCACGGGGGCTCCTCTGCTTCTCACCGTGCTGCCGGTGTCCGTGCCCCTGAAGGATATCGCAATCTTGACGAAAATCGAACGTATTGTTAGATTAATTTCGCGCCGACGCCGGCGCAGCCGACCGCCTCGACGGCGCGGCCGACTGGAGGAGCCATGACGAGCACGGGACCCCTGAACGGACTGAGAGTCATCGAGGTCGGCGCGATCGGCCCGGGGCCGTGGTGCGCGATGATGCTGAGCGACATGGGCGCGGAGGTCATCCGCGTCGATCGCGCGGCCGAGGCGCGGGCGCACCGCGCCGACGGACCGCCGCCCATCGAGCTCGTCACCCGCCGCGGGCGCAAGTCGGTGGCGCTCGACCTCAAGAGGCCCGAGGGCGTCGAGGCCCTGCTGCGTCTGGTCGAGTCGGCCGACGCGCTCATCGAGGGCTTCCGCCCCGGCGTCGCGGAGCGCCTCGGCATCGGGCCCGACGCCTGCCTCGCGCGCAACCCGCGGCTCGTCTACGGCCGCATGACGGGCTGGGGCCAGGACGGCCCCCTCGCCCAGGTCCCCGGCCACGATCTCAACTACCTCGCGCTCACCGGCATCCTGTCGACGATCGGGCCCGCCGAGCGTCCCGTGCCGCCGCTCAACCTCGTCGGCGACTTCGGCGGCGGCGGCCTGCTGCTCGCGTTCGGCGTGCTGGCGGGCGTCCTCTCGGCCCGTGCGACGGGCGAGGGCCAGGTCATCGACGCCGCCATGACCGAGGGGGCGTCGCTGCTGGGCGGCCTGCTGCACGGCATGCACCAGATCGGCATGTGGAAGGACCAGCGGGAGGCGAACCGCCACGACGGCGGCTCGCCGCACTACAACGTCTACGAGACCGCGGACGGCGGGTTCGTCGCGGTGGCCGCGAACGAGCCCCAGTTCTACCGGGCGCTCGTCGAGGCCCTCGGCTGGTCGCTCGACGAGCTGCCGCCGCAGTACGACCAGGACGCGTGGCCGCAGATGCGCCAGCGGTTCGCCGCGGCGTTCAAGGAGCGCACGCGCGACGAGTGGGTCGCGCTCATGGCGGGCGTGGAGACGTGCTTCTCGCCCGTGCTGACACTCGCCGAGGCGCGCGAGCACGAGCACAACGTCGCGCGCGGCGCGTTCGTGCCGCACGACGGCATCGTCCAGCCGGCACCCGCCCCGCACTTCGCGCGCACGCCCGGCCGCATCCAGGGGCCCGCGGCCTTCCCGGGCGAGCACTCGGTCGACGTGCTCTCGCGCTGGGGCTTCACGGATGCCGAGATCGCGGCGCTGCAGGACGCCGGGGCGGTCGCGACCCTGCCGGAGGGCGTCGCCCGCGGCTGACTCCGCGACCTGTTGAAGCATCATATATTCCATAGTAATGTTTCCCTCGTTGCAGCGAAGCCCCGCTCGGCGAAGGGAAGACGATGAAGTTCACCTATGTGGTCCTGACCAATCCCACCTCCCCTGAGGTGGAGGACGAGTACAACCGCTGGTACGAGGAGCAGCACATCCCCGACGTGCTGCGCGTGCCGGGCGTGGAGAGCGCCCAGCGCTTCCGCCTCACCGAGCAGCAGCGCGGCGCGGGTCCCTACCCGTACAAGTACCTCGCCCTCTACAGCTGTGACGCGGCGGAGCCCGACGTCGTCACGAACGGCATCCAGGAGCGCTACAACACGCCCGACATGCCGATCAGCCCCGCGCTGCACGCGGACCGCTACGCGAACTACTTCGAGCCGATCACCGAGATCGTCTCCCGGAGCGAGTGATGCCGCGGATCGCCGACGGGAAGTACGTCGTCGTCGGTGCCGCCGGACTGCTCGGCACGCACCTCGGGCGGCAGCTGCTCGACGCCGGTGCGCGCGAGGTCGTCCTCATGGACAACCTCGCGCTCGGCGTCGCGTCGAACCTGCAGGACGTCCTGACCGACCCGCGCGCCCGCTTCGTGCGCGCGGACATGATGCGGCTCAACGAGCTGCACGACCCGTTCGAGGGCGCCGACGGCGTCTTCCTCGTCGCGGCCGTGCTGGGCGAGCCGATGCTCGCCAACCCCTGGATGGGCCTCGACGTCAACGTGCGCGGCACGCAGAACGTGCTGGAGGCGGCGCGCCAGGCGAAGGCGGCCAAGGTCGTCTTCAGCTCGTCGATCGGCATCTACGGCACGTTCGCGGGCGGTCCCGAGGAGGACGCGCCGTCGCACTGGCAGAAGCTCCCGCACTTCGTGCAGCTGTACGCGGGCTCGAAGATCATCGGCGAGGGGCTCTGCGCGTTCTACAAGGACGCCTACGGGCTCGACTACCTCGCGCTGCGCTACGGCCAGCTGTACGGCGACCCGGCGCACCGCCGCTCGCTCGCGGGATCCGACATGGCCAAGGCGTACGACAGCATCCGCGCCGGCACCGCGCCCGTCATCCAGGGCAACGGCGAGCAGGTGCAGGACTACGTCTACGCGTCCGACGTGGCTCGGGCGAACATCCTCGCGATGGAGAGCGAGGCGTCGGGCGAGGCGCTGAACATCGTCTCGGGCGTCGACACGACGACCAACCGCGTCGTCGAGATCATCACGGAGGCGTGCGGGTCCGACCTGGTCGCCGAGCACGCCATCGACCCGACGAAGGGGGAGCTGCCTCGTGTCCCGGCCATCGGCTTCACGGGCGAGAAGGCCAAGCGCCTCATCGGCTGGGAGGCGCAGGTCTCCGTCGAGGAGGGGCTGCGCCGCACGGTCGAGTGGTTCGACCGCGAGGACGCGCACTGACGCGGGCGCCCGCGCCGATGCGGGCCCCCGCTCATCGCGGCGGTCCGCATCACAGGGCTTGTGGGGGCGTCGAACTTCTTCTAATATTCTGTTAGAAAATACATGGTCGTGTTTCATCCTGTGAATCCGGCTGCGGCTGGGAAAGGCTCATGTCGCGGTCGGCGGTCTCCCCGTGCATCGGCGGCGGGCAGAGCCCGACCGCGGTCCTCGAGCGCGTACGACCCCGACATCGACCACCTCACCCCACACCCTGACAACTCCTGAAGGAGGAGCGAATGGCCACTCTGAAGACACCTCTGTGTGATCTCCTCGGCATCGAGTACCCGATTCTGCAGGCAGGCATGGGCGGCGTCGCCTTCGGCCCGCTCGCCGCGGCGGTCTCGGCCGCGGGCGGTCTCGGCACCATCGCCGCGATCTCGCCGAGCCCCGAGCGTGTCGAGGAGGAGATCAAGCTCGTCCGCAGCCTCACCGACAAGCCGCTCTGCGTCGACATCGGCTTCCCGGCCCGCGCCCCGCAGAACCCGCCGCCCGTCGACCGCGCCAACTGGCCCGACCCGATCAAGGAGCTCGCGGCCGAGGTCGAGGCGCTCGGCGTCGAGGTCAAGGACGTCGACGACAAGGCGATGGGCATCGAGGACGCGCACCGCAAGATGGACATCTGCGAGAAGTACGGCGTCGAGGTCATCGCCTGCGCGCTCGGCACGGCCGAGTGGGCCGTCGAGCAGGCGCACAGCTGGGGCGCCAAGACGATCTCGATGGTGGGCCGCGCCTCGCACGCCAAGTCGGCGATGCAGAAGGGCACCGATGTCATCGTCGTGCAGGGCACCGAGGGCGGCGGTCACACGGGCGACGTCGGCCTGATCACGCTCCTGCAGGAGGTGCTCGAGTTCGCCACGGTCCCCGTGGTCGCCGCGGGCGGTCTCGTGACGGGCGCCCAGATCGCCGGCGTGCTGACCCAGGGCGCCGCGGGCGCATGGGTGGGCACCCGCTTCATCAACACCCTCGAGTCGAGCGTCGGCCCGAACTACAAGCAGTCGATCGTCGAGGCCGACCACGACACCACGATCCGCTCGCTGCTGTTCGACGGCCTGTATGTGCGTCAGCTGCAGAACCGCTTCACCGAGGTGTGGGAGGGCCGCGAGGACCAGATGCTCGGCTACCCGCTGCAGCGCGTCGTGCAGAGCCCCGTGCGCTTCGCCGCCGCGGAGGCCGATCTCAAGGACCAGCAGGCGCTCCCCGCCGGTCAGGGCTCGGGTCTCATCAAGGACGTGCTGCCCGCCGGCGAGGTGCTCGTGCGCCTGGTCGAGGAGACCGTCGCCGCGCTCGACGAGGCCAAGGCCCGCTTCAGCTACTCCCGCTGATCGCGCGATCAGCGAAGAACGAAAGGAAACCCCATGCCAGGTCTGTATCTCGAAGAGTTCGAAGTCGGGATGGTCATCGAGCACGAAGTGCGTCGAACCGTCACCGAGACCGACAACGTGCTCTTCAGCACGATGACGCTCAACATGGCGCCGCTGCACCTCGATGCCGAGTACAGCAAGGGCCAGATGTTCGGCCAGCGTCTGGTGAACAGCATGTTCCTGCTCGCCCTCGTCGCGGGCATCTCGATGCAGCAGACGACGTACGGAACCAC contains:
- a CDS encoding acyl-CoA dehydrogenase family protein — translated: MSEVSPDEFSEVLAQVRQFIRTRVIPREQEIMDTNAIPEDIRTAAAEMGLFGYAIPQEWGGLGLDLTQDVELAFEFGYTSLALRSMFGTNNGIAGQVLVKFGTDEQKETWLERIASGEVVASFALTEPGAGSNPAGLRTKAVRDGDDWVISGQKRFITNAPSADLFVTFARTRPKDENGEGIAVFLVPAGTPGVTVGPKDRKMGQEGAATAEVFFEDVRVPASALVGGSEDVGYTAAMTSLARGRVHIAALAVGQAQRALDESVAYAASATQGGTAIGDFQLVQAHLADMQVGVSTGRAIVRDAAPKYVSGEDTRVGPSVAKLYCTEMAGRVADLAVQIHGGTGYMRDVVVERIYRDIRLLRLYEGTSEIQRLIIGGSLVRAAKKRQG
- a CDS encoding TetR/AcrR family transcriptional regulator → MTPTTSEKPASRRGGSKSDATRARIFAAAGQVLAEQGYENASLSAIAHAAGLQAGSLYYYVDSKDQLVEQTLNGGVARAHADVRTALDALDPSATPGERLAAALHAFILVRLEIGAISTAHHRSYRQLPEEIRERLRPEMERFSRLWDELVRAAVDSGEVRDDIDPFVLHLFVVHTSEQIPKWPKSARSSTEQTVRTMVSLILNGVATRDER
- a CDS encoding CaiB/BaiF CoA transferase family protein, giving the protein MTSTGPLNGLRVIEVGAIGPGPWCAMMLSDMGAEVIRVDRAAEARAHRADGPPPIELVTRRGRKSVALDLKRPEGVEALLRLVESADALIEGFRPGVAERLGIGPDACLARNPRLVYGRMTGWGQDGPLAQVPGHDLNYLALTGILSTIGPAERPVPPLNLVGDFGGGGLLLAFGVLAGVLSARATGEGQVIDAAMTEGASLLGGLLHGMHQIGMWKDQREANRHDGGSPHYNVYETADGGFVAVAANEPQFYRALVEALGWSLDELPPQYDQDAWPQMRQRFAAAFKERTRDEWVALMAGVETCFSPVLTLAEAREHEHNVARGAFVPHDGIVQPAPAPHFARTPGRIQGPAAFPGEHSVDVLSRWGFTDAEIAALQDAGAVATLPEGVARG
- a CDS encoding DUF4286 family protein produces the protein MKFTYVVLTNPTSPEVEDEYNRWYEEQHIPDVLRVPGVESAQRFRLTEQQRGAGPYPYKYLALYSCDAAEPDVVTNGIQERYNTPDMPISPALHADRYANYFEPITEIVSRSE
- a CDS encoding NAD-dependent epimerase/dehydratase family protein is translated as MPRIADGKYVVVGAAGLLGTHLGRQLLDAGAREVVLMDNLALGVASNLQDVLTDPRARFVRADMMRLNELHDPFEGADGVFLVAAVLGEPMLANPWMGLDVNVRGTQNVLEAARQAKAAKVVFSSSIGIYGTFAGGPEEDAPSHWQKLPHFVQLYAGSKIIGEGLCAFYKDAYGLDYLALRYGQLYGDPAHRRSLAGSDMAKAYDSIRAGTAPVIQGNGEQVQDYVYASDVARANILAMESEASGEALNIVSGVDTTTNRVVEIITEACGSDLVAEHAIDPTKGELPRVPAIGFTGEKAKRLIGWEAQVSVEEGLRRTVEWFDREDAH
- a CDS encoding NAD(P)H-dependent flavin oxidoreductase, producing MATLKTPLCDLLGIEYPILQAGMGGVAFGPLAAAVSAAGGLGTIAAISPSPERVEEEIKLVRSLTDKPLCVDIGFPARAPQNPPPVDRANWPDPIKELAAEVEALGVEVKDVDDKAMGIEDAHRKMDICEKYGVEVIACALGTAEWAVEQAHSWGAKTISMVGRASHAKSAMQKGTDVIVVQGTEGGGHTGDVGLITLLQEVLEFATVPVVAAGGLVTGAQIAGVLTQGAAGAWVGTRFINTLESSVGPNYKQSIVEADHDTTIRSLLFDGLYVRQLQNRFTEVWEGREDQMLGYPLQRVVQSPVRFAAAEADLKDQQALPAGQGSGLIKDVLPAGEVLVRLVEETVAALDEAKARFSYSR
- a CDS encoding MaoC family dehydratase, with the translated sequence MPGLYLEEFEVGMVIEHEVRRTVTETDNVLFSTMTLNMAPLHLDAEYSKGQMFGQRLVNSMFLLALVAGISMQQTTYGTTLGNLGFSEVKFPKPTFHGDTIRVRTEILEVRESRKREDSGIVTFRHLGINQRDEIVCDCTRAGLMLRKSWVEAQKAAE